In Bacteroidales bacterium, the following proteins share a genomic window:
- a CDS encoding winged helix-turn-helix transcriptional regulator, whose protein sequence is MPLNKNTLQDDEGINDELNGELNEKQILVFNTIKNKHGIKAKELSDLLDIPFSTIDKHIRILLKKELIERRGSKKTGGYVVK, encoded by the coding sequence ATTCCGTTAAATAAAAATACTTTACAAGATGATGAGGGAATAAATGACGAATTAAATGGCGAATTAAATGAAAAACAAATTCTTGTTTTTAATACAATAAAAAATAAGCACGGAATTAAAGCAAAAGAATTATCTGACTTACTTGATATTCCTTTTAGTACAATAGACAAACATATACGAATACTTTTGAAAAAAGAATTAATTGAACGCAGAGGGAGCAAAAAAACAGGAGGATACGTTGTTAAGTAA